One stretch of Nocardia mangyaensis DNA includes these proteins:
- a CDS encoding inositol monophosphatase family protein, with product MPEPTAAQSSSAPTSTADYDDLRRLAVELAEAAAAHVRARRPEVFTDGEAVDGAVATKGHATDPVTIVDTESEQLIRGLLATRRPADAILGEEGGGDVGATAPGTVTWVVDPIDGTVNFLYGLPGYAVSVAAVRDGEPVAGAVVDVAAATTYSAALGCGSYAVTADGTRTRLRCSREDSLSLALVATGFAYGRERRTQQAAVLTRVLPEIRDIRRLGAAAMDLCHVAAGRIDAYYEHGLNAWDWAAGALIAAEAGAVVRVPPVTVGGAAGELTVVAAPGIATDLTALLERAGATTALPD from the coding sequence GTGCCCGAACCCACCGCCGCCCAGAGTTCCAGCGCCCCGACCTCCACCGCCGACTACGACGACTTGCGCCGCCTCGCCGTCGAACTCGCCGAAGCGGCTGCCGCGCACGTGCGCGCCCGCAGGCCCGAAGTCTTCACCGACGGCGAGGCGGTCGACGGCGCGGTGGCCACCAAGGGTCACGCCACCGACCCGGTCACCATCGTCGACACCGAATCCGAACAGCTGATCCGTGGCCTGCTCGCCACCCGCAGGCCCGCCGACGCGATCCTCGGCGAGGAAGGCGGCGGTGATGTCGGCGCGACCGCGCCGGGCACCGTCACCTGGGTCGTCGACCCGATCGACGGCACCGTGAACTTCCTCTACGGGCTGCCCGGTTACGCGGTCTCGGTCGCCGCGGTGCGCGACGGTGAGCCGGTCGCCGGTGCGGTCGTCGACGTGGCCGCCGCGACCACCTACAGCGCCGCGCTGGGGTGTGGTTCGTATGCCGTCACCGCCGACGGCACCCGGACCCGCCTGCGCTGCTCCCGCGAAGACTCACTCTCGCTGGCGCTGGTGGCCACCGGCTTCGCCTACGGCCGCGAGCGCAGGACGCAGCAGGCCGCCGTACTCACCCGGGTCCTGCCGGAGATCCGCGACATCCGCCGGCTCGGCGCCGCCGCCATGGACCTGTGCCACGTCGCCGCGGGCCGGATCGACGCCTACTACGAGCACGGACTCAACGCCTGGGACTGGGCCGCCGGCGCGCTCATCGCCGCCGAAGCGGGTGCCGTCGTCCGAGTCCCCCCGGTCACCGTCGGCGGCGCGGCGGGCGAACTCACCGTCGTCGCCGCCCCCGGCATCGCCACCGACCTCACCGCACTCCTGGAGCGCGCAGGCGCCACCACCGCCCTGCCCGACTGA
- a CDS encoding DUF3093 domain-containing protein, with protein MPDQPRSSATDTADTDRPAPRTPSPSPYRERLWVPLWWWPIGFAIAALLAAEIHMGAPGLRAWLPYALLAPVPVWVLLWMSRHRLEVTVAPDGTAELRVDRAHLPVSYVARAAAVGKTAKSAALGRQLDPAAYVQHRAWIGPLALLVLDDPDDPTPYWLISTRRPDQVLAALGLPSAG; from the coding sequence GTGCCCGACCAGCCACGTTCATCTGCCACCGACACCGCGGACACCGACCGCCCCGCACCGCGTACGCCGAGCCCGTCGCCCTATCGCGAACGACTGTGGGTACCGCTGTGGTGGTGGCCGATCGGCTTCGCCATCGCGGCGCTGCTCGCCGCCGAGATCCACATGGGCGCGCCCGGGCTGCGGGCCTGGTTGCCCTACGCGCTACTCGCGCCGGTGCCGGTCTGGGTCCTGCTGTGGATGAGCAGGCACCGCCTGGAAGTGACCGTCGCGCCCGACGGTACCGCGGAACTGCGCGTCGACCGCGCCCACCTGCCGGTCAGCTATGTCGCGCGCGCCGCGGCCGTCGGCAAGACGGCCAAGAGCGCGGCCCTGGGCCGACAGCTCGACCCCGCCGCGTATGTGCAGCATCGGGCCTGGATCGGCCCGCTGGCACTGTTGGTTCTCGATGACCCGGACGACCCGACGCCGTACTGGTTGATCAGTACACGCAGGCCGGACCAGGTCTTGGCCGCGCTCGGACTACCGAGCGCGGGCTGA
- a CDS encoding DUF7455 domain-containing protein yields MPGTLTSTPLTAVDRCDRCGAAARVRAVLPAGGELLFCQHHANEHMDRLRELEAVIDTESAPAL; encoded by the coding sequence ATGCCAGGAACCCTGACCAGCACCCCACTGACCGCGGTCGATCGTTGCGATCGTTGCGGGGCGGCTGCCCGAGTGCGTGCCGTTCTTCCCGCGGGTGGCGAATTGCTCTTCTGCCAGCACCACGCGAATGAACACATGGATCGTCTGCGCGAGCTCGAAGCCGTGATCGATACGGAATCGGCTCCCGCTCTCTGA
- a CDS encoding DEAD/DEAH box helicase has product MFALWTWTGHGAGPAPDLGDPEALTLALPVGERGAIEPVETPTAVVTPRELATLEGEQLAPSALAWRALLAPATGSSSPTPAASGPPHLNAPERADATPPPDTLAPPVDTRDTSAPSSALPPAAHAVPDAVGAAIVSAARALRVLRDTEAIGAELAQVLDATLRPYQVRGVSWLHETVAAYGGAVLADEMGLGKTVQAIGFLQGRADGPQLVVCPTSLVGNWAHEIARFAPGLTAHAWRGGEVVAGAGTVLVTGYPTLRLHGARLHQHQWATVVFDEAQVLKNPRTQVSKAARSLPAAARVALTGTPVENHLDELFALLNLTAPRLFAHRTQFRRRFVRPIEEGSAAAAARLRDAVEPVVLGRKKIQVAAALPAKIHTDLLCDLSAEQERVYDAALARAVEEGFGSGLQRQGRVLAALTELKQVCNHPGLVSGDLDELAGRSGKLDLCTDIVATNLDTGDPTLIFTQYRKTGELLVRHLAEQFGVPAPFFHGGLDATRRGEIVTEFQSVDGPPVLILSLRAAGTGLTLTRAADVIHFDRWWNPAVEAQASDRVHRIGQTRTVTVTTLTSATTVEEHIAAMHTRKSALTDLSDAAGIAELARLDDDALVDILRRKREH; this is encoded by the coding sequence CTGTTCGCTCTGTGGACCTGGACCGGTCACGGCGCGGGCCCGGCGCCCGACCTCGGCGACCCCGAAGCGCTGACCCTGGCCTTGCCCGTTGGCGAGCGGGGCGCCATCGAACCGGTCGAGACGCCGACCGCCGTGGTGACTCCCCGCGAGCTCGCCACGCTAGAGGGCGAGCAGCTGGCGCCGTCGGCCCTGGCATGGCGAGCGCTGCTCGCTCCGGCGACCGGATCGTCGTCGCCCACCCCGGCTGCCTCCGGCCCACCACACCTCAACGCACCCGAGAGGGCGGACGCCACGCCGCCCCCGGACACCCTCGCGCCGCCCGTGGACACCCGCGACACGTCCGCGCCGTCGAGCGCGCTCCCGCCAGCCGCCCATGCCGTGCCCGACGCGGTGGGCGCCGCGATCGTCTCCGCCGCGCGGGCACTGCGGGTGCTGCGCGACACCGAGGCGATCGGCGCGGAGCTCGCGCAAGTCTTGGACGCCACGCTGCGGCCCTATCAGGTGCGGGGTGTGAGCTGGTTGCACGAGACTGTCGCCGCCTACGGGGGCGCCGTGCTGGCCGACGAGATGGGCCTCGGAAAGACGGTGCAGGCCATCGGTTTTCTGCAAGGGCGCGCGGACGGACCGCAGTTGGTGGTGTGCCCGACCTCGCTGGTCGGCAACTGGGCGCACGAGATCGCGCGGTTCGCTCCTGGCCTGACTGCGCATGCCTGGCGCGGTGGCGAGGTGGTGGCCGGGGCGGGCACGGTGCTGGTCACCGGGTATCCGACGCTGCGCCTGCACGGCGCGCGCCTGCACCAACACCAGTGGGCGACCGTGGTGTTCGACGAGGCGCAGGTATTGAAGAATCCGCGCACCCAGGTGTCGAAGGCGGCCAGGTCGCTGCCCGCCGCGGCCAGGGTCGCGCTGACCGGGACACCGGTGGAGAACCATCTCGACGAGTTGTTCGCCCTGCTGAATCTCACCGCGCCGCGGCTGTTCGCGCACCGCACCCAGTTCCGGCGGCGGTTCGTCCGGCCGATCGAAGAGGGGTCGGCCGCGGCGGCCGCCCGGCTGCGCGATGCCGTCGAGCCGGTGGTGCTCGGGCGCAAGAAGATTCAGGTGGCGGCCGCGCTGCCCGCCAAGATCCACACCGACCTGCTCTGCGACCTGTCCGCCGAGCAGGAGCGGGTGTACGACGCGGCGCTCGCGCGGGCGGTCGAGGAGGGGTTCGGTTCCGGTCTGCAACGTCAGGGACGGGTCCTCGCGGCGCTCACCGAGCTCAAGCAGGTGTGTAATCACCCTGGACTGGTGTCCGGCGATCTGGACGAACTGGCCGGCCGCTCCGGCAAACTCGACCTGTGCACCGATATCGTCGCCACCAACCTCGACACCGGCGACCCGACGCTGATCTTCACCCAGTACCGCAAGACCGGTGAACTGCTGGTCCGCCATCTCGCCGAGCAGTTCGGGGTGCCCGCGCCGTTCTTCCACGGCGGTCTCGACGCGACCCGGCGCGGCGAGATCGTCACCGAGTTCCAGTCCGTCGACGGCCCGCCCGTGCTGATCCTGAGTCTGCGCGCGGCAGGCACCGGGCTCACCCTCACTCGCGCCGCCGACGTGATCCATTTCGATCGCTGGTGGAATCCGGCGGTCGAGGCACAGGCCTCCGATCGCGTGCACCGGATCGGGCAGACTCGCACGGTCACGGTCACCACACTGACCAGCGCCACGACCGTCGAGGAACACATCGCGGCCATGCACACCCGCAAGTCGGCGCTCACCGACCTGTCCGACGCGGCGGGCATCGCCGAGCTGGCCCGCCTCGACGACGACGCCCTCGTCGACATCCTGCGACGAAAGCGAGAGCACTGA
- the ppgK gene encoding polyphosphate--glucose phosphotransferase: MSTRGHAFGIDIGGSGLKGAVVDLATGLLTHDRIKIATPQPSTPAAVAAAVAELVAAARWDGPVGITMPTVVLDGRTRTAANIDHSWIGTDASALFSAALGGRTVTVLNDADAAGLAEDVYGAARDLDGLTLLLTFGTGIGSALLYNGTLVPNSELGHLDIAGVEAEHLAAASIKDREALTYPEWAQRVSTVLSHIEDLFWPKVIVAGGGISRDHEQWIPLLTNRTPVIPAVLKNTAGIVGAAMAIDLGLAP, encoded by the coding sequence ATGTCCACTCGGGGGCACGCATTCGGTATCGATATCGGCGGTAGCGGGCTGAAGGGCGCGGTGGTCGATCTGGCGACCGGTCTGCTCACCCACGACCGCATCAAGATCGCGACGCCACAGCCGTCGACCCCGGCCGCGGTCGCCGCGGCGGTCGCCGAACTCGTCGCCGCGGCGCGGTGGGACGGCCCGGTCGGCATCACCATGCCCACCGTGGTGCTCGACGGCCGCACCAGGACCGCGGCCAACATCGACCACTCCTGGATCGGCACCGACGCCAGCGCGCTGTTCTCGGCGGCGCTGGGTGGTCGCACGGTGACCGTCCTCAACGACGCCGACGCGGCCGGGCTGGCCGAGGACGTCTACGGCGCGGCCCGCGATCTCGACGGGCTGACCCTGCTGCTCACCTTCGGCACCGGCATCGGCTCGGCCCTGCTCTACAACGGCACCCTGGTGCCGAACTCCGAGCTCGGTCATCTCGACATCGCCGGCGTCGAGGCCGAGCATCTGGCCGCGGCCTCGATCAAGGACCGCGAAGCCCTCACCTACCCCGAGTGGGCACAGCGGGTGAGCACGGTACTCAGCCACATCGAGGACCTGTTCTGGCCGAAGGTGATCGTGGCGGGCGGCGGCATCAGCCGTGACCACGAACAGTGGATTCCGTTGCTCACCAACCGAACTCCGGTGATTCCGGCAGTCCTGAAGAACACGGCGGGTATCGTCGGCGCGGCGATGGCCATCGATCTGGGGCTCGCGCCGTAG
- a CDS encoding SWIM zinc finger family protein, which yields MADNEFGYTAWGRDWVRLAEPIRQARPEPLLPRARSIARNHGVRTEIEARTVRAHLHRGGQASIAHVEVAPLTRGAVTAIARTIPDPRVLTDGMHRALLDAGHSPAPTLVSTDCSCPARTDRCVHVLAVLYAIAWQVDENPRLALELQGFFDTTADTDVPVAEARWTSLHSLDPSKFFTTAH from the coding sequence ATGGCCGACAACGAATTCGGGTACACCGCGTGGGGCCGGGACTGGGTTCGGCTGGCCGAGCCGATCCGCCAGGCCCGCCCCGAACCGCTGCTGCCCCGAGCTCGCAGCATCGCCCGCAATCACGGCGTGCGCACCGAGATAGAGGCGCGGACGGTGCGCGCGCATCTGCATCGCGGTGGCCAGGCTTCGATCGCCCATGTGGAGGTGGCCCCGCTGACGCGCGGCGCGGTCACCGCGATCGCGCGGACCATCCCCGATCCCCGGGTGCTCACCGACGGGATGCACCGGGCCCTGCTCGACGCCGGACACTCCCCCGCGCCGACTCTGGTCAGCACCGACTGCTCGTGTCCGGCCCGGACCGACCGGTGTGTACACGTGCTGGCGGTGCTGTACGCGATCGCCTGGCAGGTGGACGAGAACCCACGCCTGGCACTGGAATTGCAGGGCTTCTTCGACACCACCGCCGACACAGACGTCCCCGTCGCCGAGGCGCGCTGGACCAGCCTGCACTCCCTCGACCCGTCGAAGTTCTTCACCACCGCGCACTGA
- a CDS encoding RNA polymerase sigma factor, translating to MVATNTRQTADSADAEADDAATPAKKAPAKKAAAKKAPAKKAAAKKAPAKKAAAKKAPAKKAAAKKATSGEGGEEQLEDESIEIDDLGDLEVAEEELTEGEVIVEEVADDTAEAADTAEPTEKDKASGDFVWDEEESEALRQARKDAELTASADSVRAYLKQIGKVALLNAEEEVELAKRIEAGLFAAEKMREFAEAGEKLSVTVRRDFNWIVRDGNRAKNHLLEANLRLVVSLAKRYTGRGMAFLDLIQEGNLGLIRAVEKFDYTKGYKFSTYATWWIRQAITRAMADQARTIRIPVHMVEVINKLGRIQRELLQDLGREPTPEELAKEMDITPEKVLEIQQYAREPISLDQTIGDEGDSQLGDFIEDSEAVVAVDAVSFTLLQDQLQSVLETLSEREAGVVRLRFGLTDGQPRTLDEIGQVYGVTRERIRQIESKTMSKLRHPSRSQVLRDYLD from the coding sequence GTGGTAGCCACGAATACCCGTCAGACCGCCGACTCGGCCGACGCCGAGGCCGACGACGCCGCAACCCCGGCCAAGAAGGCTCCGGCGAAGAAGGCCGCTGCCAAGAAGGCTCCGGCGAAGAAGGCCGCTGCCAAGAAGGCTCCGGCGAAGAAGGCTGCCGCCAAGAAGGCTCCGGCCAAGAAGGCCGCAGCCAAGAAGGCGACCTCGGGCGAAGGCGGTGAGGAGCAGCTCGAGGACGAGTCGATCGAAATCGACGATCTCGGTGACCTCGAAGTCGCCGAGGAAGAGCTCACCGAGGGCGAGGTGATCGTCGAGGAGGTCGCCGACGACACCGCCGAAGCCGCGGACACCGCCGAGCCCACCGAGAAGGACAAGGCGTCCGGCGATTTCGTGTGGGACGAGGAGGAGTCCGAAGCGCTGCGGCAGGCACGCAAGGACGCCGAACTCACCGCCTCGGCCGACTCGGTGCGCGCCTACCTCAAGCAGATCGGCAAGGTCGCGCTGCTCAACGCCGAGGAGGAGGTCGAACTCGCCAAGCGGATCGAGGCCGGCCTGTTCGCGGCGGAGAAGATGCGCGAATTCGCCGAGGCGGGCGAGAAGCTCTCGGTCACCGTCCGACGCGACTTCAACTGGATCGTGCGCGACGGCAACCGGGCCAAGAACCACCTGCTCGAGGCCAACCTGCGACTGGTCGTCTCGTTGGCCAAGCGCTACACCGGCCGTGGTATGGCGTTCCTGGACCTGATCCAGGAGGGCAACCTCGGTCTGATCCGCGCGGTCGAGAAGTTCGACTACACCAAGGGTTACAAGTTCTCGACCTACGCGACGTGGTGGATCCGGCAGGCCATCACCCGCGCCATGGCCGACCAGGCCCGCACCATCCGTATCCCGGTGCACATGGTCGAGGTCATCAACAAGCTCGGTCGCATCCAGCGCGAGCTGCTCCAGGATCTGGGCCGCGAGCCCACCCCGGAGGAGCTGGCCAAGGAAATGGACATCACGCCGGAGAAGGTCCTCGAAATCCAGCAGTACGCGCGTGAGCCGATTTCGCTGGACCAGACCATCGGCGACGAGGGCGACAGCCAGCTCGGCGACTTCATCGAAGACTCCGAGGCGGTTGTCGCGGTCGACGCCGTGAGCTTCACCCTGCTGCAGGATCAGCTGCAGTCGGTGCTCGAGACGCTGTCCGAGCGCGAAGCGGGTGTGGTGCGGTTGCGCTTCGGCCTCACCGACGGTCAGCCGCGCACCCTCGACGAGATCGGCCAGGTCTACGGCGTGACGCGTGAGCGCATCCGCCAGATCGAGTCGAAGACGATGAGCAAGCTGCGCCATCCAAGCAGGTCACAGGTCCTGCGGGACTACCTCGACTAG
- the cei gene encoding envelope integrity protein Cei, translating into MVSLITEGSATDRDGKPFPRRRPELWLALVLVLALVSLFVWITAFRTHDDSNEPMACNAPSTPTGVDAPQPAPLGTRVGPSRLDDVDPAALSESKVRVFNANGQSGQAGNIASALGDLGFAPAPDTQVGNDPVYVNGDLTCTGQIRFGVNGRPAAASVQLVAPCAELIEDPRTDDTVDLVLGLAFGESLRPGADAEEVLRSLRNLAPDSSSSSIDPDLLDAARTVKC; encoded by the coding sequence GTGGTTTCACTGATCACCGAAGGCAGCGCGACCGATCGCGACGGCAAACCCTTTCCGCGACGGCGGCCCGAGCTGTGGCTCGCCCTGGTCCTCGTGCTGGCTCTGGTGAGCCTGTTCGTCTGGATCACGGCGTTCCGCACCCATGACGACAGCAACGAGCCGATGGCCTGCAACGCACCGAGCACGCCCACCGGAGTCGACGCACCCCAACCCGCCCCGCTGGGCACCCGGGTCGGACCCTCGCGCCTCGACGATGTCGACCCCGCGGCACTGTCGGAGTCGAAAGTGCGCGTGTTCAACGCCAACGGCCAGAGTGGCCAGGCGGGCAACATCGCCTCCGCACTCGGCGACCTCGGCTTCGCCCCCGCGCCGGACACCCAGGTAGGTAACGATCCGGTCTACGTCAACGGCGACCTCACCTGCACCGGTCAGATCCGGTTCGGCGTCAACGGCAGGCCGGCGGCCGCCTCGGTGCAGCTGGTGGCCCCGTGCGCCGAGCTGATCGAAGACCCGCGCACCGACGACACCGTCGACCTGGTCCTCGGCCTGGCCTTCGGCGAATCACTGCGCCCCGGCGCCGATGCCGAAGAGGTCCTGCGCTCGCTGAGGAACCTCGCCCCCGACTCGAGTTCGTCCTCCATCGACCCCGACCTCCTGGACGCAGCTCGCACCGTCAAGTGCTGA
- a CDS encoding DUF4193 domain-containing protein — MATDYDAPRRTESDEVSEDSLEELKARRNEAQSAVVDIDESDTAESFELPGADLSEEVLSVRVIPKQADEFTCSSCFLVHHRSRLANEKGGQLICMDCAA; from the coding sequence ATGGCAACCGACTATGACGCACCGCGGCGCACCGAATCCGACGAAGTGTCGGAGGATTCGCTCGAGGAGCTGAAGGCCCGCCGCAACGAGGCGCAGTCCGCCGTCGTGGACATCGACGAGTCCGATACAGCGGAATCGTTCGAGCTTCCCGGCGCGGACCTGTCCGAGGAAGTACTCAGTGTTCGGGTGATCCCGAAGCAGGCCGATGAGTTCACCTGTTCGAGCTGCTTCCTCGTGCATCACCGCAGCAGACTGGCCAACGAGAAGGGTGGCCAGCTGATCTGCATGGACTGCGCCGCCTGA
- a CDS encoding TetR/AcrR family transcriptional regulator, translated as MPTDGDEKSTAQASRILELLWRHHVPAKPGARGPKPGLTVDAVVAAGIALADRDGIAKLTIRAVAAQLGVRAMSIYTYVPSKEALVVLMVDAVAAEDAPIPAELPIRDRMIAVAERIRTELLAHPWLLEVSPWRQVLGPARMRRYEHQLAAIEGAGLSDLTMDRAIAVLTDFATGNARLAVAAAGAAAQLSDADWWRVHGPLLIQLISAEEFPLAGRVGAAVGEHYQAPADPDGAFAYGVATLVDGILADS; from the coding sequence GTGCCCACCGACGGCGACGAGAAATCCACCGCGCAGGCCAGCCGGATCCTCGAACTCCTGTGGCGCCACCACGTGCCCGCCAAGCCGGGCGCGCGGGGTCCGAAGCCCGGTCTCACGGTCGACGCCGTGGTGGCGGCAGGCATCGCGCTGGCCGATCGCGACGGCATCGCCAAGCTCACGATCCGCGCGGTCGCCGCCCAGCTCGGCGTGCGCGCGATGAGCATCTACACCTACGTGCCGAGCAAGGAAGCCCTGGTGGTGCTCATGGTGGACGCGGTCGCCGCCGAGGACGCCCCCATCCCGGCCGAGCTCCCGATCCGCGACCGCATGATCGCTGTGGCCGAGCGGATCCGCACCGAGTTGCTCGCCCACCCGTGGCTGCTCGAGGTGTCACCGTGGCGCCAGGTCCTCGGCCCGGCCCGGATGCGCCGCTACGAGCACCAGCTGGCCGCCATCGAGGGCGCCGGCCTGAGCGACCTGACGATGGACCGCGCCATCGCGGTGCTCACCGACTTCGCCACCGGCAATGCCCGCCTCGCGGTCGCGGCGGCCGGCGCGGCCGCGCAGCTCAGCGACGCGGACTGGTGGCGGGTGCACGGTCCACTGCTCATCCAGCTCATCTCGGCCGAGGAATTCCCGCTCGCCGGGCGTGTCGGCGCGGCGGTCGGTGAGCACTACCAGGCGCCCGCCGACCCTGACGGCGCCTTCGCCTACGGCGTCGCGACACTGGTCGACGGCATCCTCGCGGACTCCTGA
- a CDS encoding DUF952 domain-containing protein encodes MTYDTHTLVHLCTFQEWEQARPAGERRPPSLAESGFVHLSTPDQVHLPANRLFAGRTDLVVLWLDPARFTGEVKWEPGVPSDPASMLFPHLYAPLTCASVLDVRPYLPGPDGMFSTPDRGTSR; translated from the coding sequence GTGACATACGACACTCACACGCTTGTTCACCTGTGTACTTTCCAAGAATGGGAGCAGGCGCGTCCGGCCGGTGAGCGCAGGCCCCCTTCGCTGGCCGAGAGCGGCTTCGTGCACTTGTCCACGCCGGACCAGGTCCACCTGCCCGCCAACAGGCTCTTCGCCGGCCGCACCGACCTGGTTGTGCTGTGGCTGGACCCCGCCCGGTTCACCGGCGAGGTGAAGTGGGAGCCCGGTGTGCCGAGCGATCCGGCGTCGATGCTGTTCCCGCATTTGTACGCGCCGCTGACCTGCGCGTCGGTGCTCGACGTGCGGCCCTACCTGCCGGGTCCTGACGGCATGTTCAGCACCCCGGACCGGGGAACTAGTCGATGA
- a CDS encoding MHYT domain-containing protein, protein MLDIYHFSYGWITPVLAYFMSVTGCLLGLQCAARGRNAVEGRVGWLIGAAIAIGGTGIWVMHFIAMLGFSIRGTEIRFDVPLTLFSAITAMVVVGIGLFMVNKPQPTLRSLLAGGTIAGLGVGTMHYSGMRAMRSTATVGYDPAIVALSIVIAVVASIVALWFTLRVKGFLATVGAAMIMGVAVCGMHYTGMAAMHAHTDHHAAPPTGAAAMDLLAPLIGVSSVITMLVLVSVSLTEIENEEALPRMWLTSRHRPQPRPAQPAPPIPPRGEEIEYRTEELVYDGVGSWPRRVID, encoded by the coding sequence GTGCTCGACATCTATCACTTCAGCTACGGCTGGATCACTCCTGTTCTCGCGTATTTCATGTCGGTCACCGGCTGTCTGCTCGGGCTGCAATGCGCGGCCAGAGGCCGCAACGCGGTCGAGGGACGGGTCGGCTGGCTCATCGGCGCGGCGATCGCCATCGGCGGCACCGGCATCTGGGTCATGCATTTCATCGCGATGCTCGGATTCAGCATCCGCGGCACCGAGATCCGCTTCGATGTCCCCCTGACACTGTTCAGCGCGATCACCGCGATGGTGGTCGTCGGCATCGGCCTGTTCATGGTCAACAAGCCCCAGCCGACGCTGCGGTCACTGCTGGCGGGCGGCACCATCGCCGGTCTCGGCGTGGGCACCATGCACTACTCGGGCATGCGCGCGATGCGGTCGACGGCGACCGTGGGATACGACCCGGCGATCGTCGCGCTGTCGATCGTGATCGCGGTCGTCGCCTCGATCGTGGCGCTGTGGTTCACCCTGCGCGTCAAGGGATTCCTCGCGACCGTCGGCGCCGCGATGATCATGGGCGTGGCGGTATGCGGCATGCACTACACCGGCATGGCCGCCATGCACGCGCACACCGATCACCACGCCGCACCGCCCACGGGCGCCGCGGCGATGGACCTGCTGGCCCCCCTGATCGGGGTGAGCAGCGTCATCACCATGCTGGTACTGGTCAGCGTGAGCCTCACCGAGATCGAGAACGAGGAGGCGCTGCCGCGGATGTGGCTGACCTCCCGGCATCGGCCGCAACCGCGCCCAGCCCAGCCCGCGCCGCCGATTCCCCCGAGGGGCGAGGAGATCGAGTACCGCACCGAGGAGTTGGTCTACGACGGCGTGGGCAGTTGGCCGCGCCGGGTCATCGACTAG
- a CDS encoding SDR family NAD(P)-dependent oxidoreductase, producing the protein MTSTDTVALVTGGSRGIGAAIARRLAAAGADVALTYQRDETAAKSVAADIEALGRRALPIRADSADAAEVVAAVERTARELGGLNVLVNNAGIFPAKPYAEFTLDEIDQALNIHARAAFVAGQAALLHLGEGGRIISIGTNLAEHAPFGGLSLYNLSKSALNGYTKALARELGPRGITVNLIQPGSTDTDMNPADAADAAGQRDLTALGRFGTPEDIAETVAFLAGPAGRSITGAFFTVDGGTNA; encoded by the coding sequence ATGACGAGCACGGACACCGTGGCACTGGTGACCGGCGGCAGCCGGGGGATCGGCGCGGCCATCGCGCGCCGCCTGGCTGCCGCGGGCGCCGACGTGGCGCTGACCTACCAGCGTGACGAAACCGCCGCGAAATCGGTCGCCGCCGACATCGAGGCCCTCGGCAGGCGCGCGCTGCCGATCCGAGCCGACAGCGCCGACGCCGCCGAGGTCGTCGCCGCCGTGGAACGGACCGCGCGGGAACTCGGCGGGCTGAACGTGCTGGTGAACAACGCGGGCATCTTCCCGGCCAAGCCTTACGCGGAGTTCACCCTCGACGAGATCGATCAGGCGCTGAACATCCACGCCCGTGCCGCGTTCGTCGCGGGCCAGGCGGCGCTGCTGCATCTGGGCGAGGGCGGGCGGATCATCTCGATCGGCACCAACCTGGCCGAGCACGCGCCCTTCGGCGGCCTGTCGCTGTACAACCTGAGCAAGTCCGCGCTCAATGGCTACACCAAAGCCCTTGCCCGGGAACTGGGTCCACGGGGAATCACCGTCAACCTGATCCAGCCCGGATCCACCGACACCGACATGAACCCCGCGGACGCCGCCGACGCGGCCGGACAACGCGACCTGACCGCGCTCGGCCGCTTCGGCACGCCCGAGGACATCGCCGAGACCGTCGCGTTCCTGGCCGGTCCGGCGGGCCGGTCGATCACCGGCGCGTTCTTCACCGTCGACGGCGGCACCAACGCGTGA
- the dut gene encoding dUTP diphosphatase: protein MNALAPIPLRRLDPGIPVPTRAHPGDAGVDLCTTEDVIIEPGERVLVGTGIALALPIGTVGLIHPRSGLAAKAGLSVVNTPGTVDAGYRGEIKVCLINHDPRTAIELRRGDRIAQLLVQRVELVDFAEVDDLDDTARGTGGYGSSGGHASLSGEEA, encoded by the coding sequence GTGAACGCACTTGCACCGATTCCGCTGCGGCGGCTCGATCCCGGCATCCCTGTGCCGACGCGTGCCCATCCGGGTGACGCGGGCGTCGACCTCTGTACCACCGAGGATGTGATCATCGAACCGGGCGAGCGGGTGCTGGTCGGCACCGGGATCGCGCTCGCGCTGCCGATCGGCACGGTCGGGCTGATCCATCCCCGCTCCGGCCTGGCCGCCAAGGCCGGCCTGTCGGTGGTGAACACGCCGGGCACGGTCGACGCGGGATACCGCGGCGAGATCAAGGTGTGCCTGATCAACCACGACCCGCGCACCGCGATCGAGCTGCGTCGCGGCGATCGCATCGCGCAGTTGCTGGTGCAGCGGGTCGAGCTGGTCGATTTCGCCGAGGTCGACGACCTCGACGACACCGCCCGCGGCACGGGCGGATACGGGTCGAGCGGCGGGCACGCGAGCCTGTCCGGCGAGGAGGCGTAA